ACCCTTTCTGAATGGTTCTTACATCTTGAAGTCAGGAGATGACAGTCAACTGCCTGACTTCTGAGACTGTACCTACAGCACTGCAATCATTCAAGAAACACCTGACTGCTTATTAGGCACTGGAGTTACAAAAATCAACAACTAAAATacggtcccccacccccacagcctaCCTTAGTCAGAAAAGCAAAGAGACACGCAATTCGGATACATGAGATAAGTGCTGTGATGGCTAGGGTACCTAACTCTACCTACAGAAGTCAGGGAACACCCCTCAAAGAGACACCTAAACTGATCTTTAGAAGGCACAGAAATTATCAAGAAAAAGGtcaggaaaaacaaacaccacAGAGCGAGAAAAGAACCTTTGCAATGACCCCGAGGGGAAACAAAGTATTCGAGGAATCAAAATCAGTTCAATGTGCCAAAGCCTTTGCCCCGCCTTACTGCGGGTGTCAGAGAACGGCTCAATTGAAAGGGCTGGAGGGAAAAGTGAAGTGTTAAGGTCAGGAGATGAAAGAGAATGTCCATAAAGTGACTGATTATGTAAAAGAGTTCATTAAGGAAGGAACAGGGGTTTCAGAGAGCACAGCTGTGTTGAAGGgtgaaaaaaaaggagagagaagcagtGATAGACTGAATCAAGGGCGAGAAAGCACAAGCAGCATGGGTATGAGGGTGTAGTAGCATAGAAGACCAAAGGGGCTTACATCTTGGGCGGTAACCAAGGATAACGGGGATGTGAAGCATGGCAGTTTTGGCTGGCCACAAGTTTGCCAAGAGAATTAGTCCCAGCGGTTCCCTGGTGGACGCGGAGGCATTCAGGCCTCTGAAAATTCAGCTGTGTCCTGGATGGATTGCACTTCGGTCTCTGTGTAACACATCGGCTTCAGTCTGGATTGTGCAGGCTCCAGAAACGGCTCTGGGTTCCAGGCTGCTGGCACGCAGGCTCCCATGGAGTGGTTAGAGGCCTGGTCTGTGTGTGCTGGTGGGTAGAAGTTAAGTATAAACTACCTtacattattttctgatttttctgtagGAATGATGGGTCTGCATACAGCCTCTTCGGAAAAAACCAGTGTGTGCCCATTATAGActtacaggaagaaaaaagataccAAGAAGTTCAACGTTTGTCCATGCCAAAACTCAAGATAAGTCATTCCTGAATCAAAGTGTCCCCAACTAAATTTAGATATCCGCCAGAAAAATGCCTGTTTTACACTTTTTTATAGCTCTCAAAGTGCCTGATACCAACCTGGGTACGTCGAACACGTTCAGTGAATTTACCCACTTCCTAACTGATCTGGGGTCATTTAAGTTATCCAGTTCCGTCCCATTTTTGCATACTGAGGCGCTAAAGAGAGGAGAACTATATCTCAGAGTTAAGACTTTTTCTTATTCCAACTCCACTGCGTCTGTCCACCCTCAACCGCAGAGGCATAACTGTTGCTCGGTTCAAATGCAGCGGAAGACTCCAAGTCCCACCACGGAAAACGCCCGCCCGCCCAACGGCCCGCCAACCGCGATCCCCGCTAGTCTCCCACGTCCCGGTCCACCTCTCACAAAGGTAAAACACGCTCACCAACTATGGGCCACCGGGAGACACCGTAAATGTGGTAGCCCGCTCGTCGCCGTTTTCCAGGCGGGCACTTCCGGCGCAGGGAATACGTCACAAAAGCGCCCGCCTCTGGGCCCGCCTCCGGCGCTTGTGTCTATCGTGAGGTGGGAAGAGGCTTCGCTTGCTGCGACTACCTTGTCGACTGCGGTACCTGATCTTTCCCAGTACTCGTGATGCCAAGGCCACTGCGTAGGGCGAGGAGTAGTCGGGGTTGAACCCCAACTGAGCGCGGGGCTCACGCTCTTCCGATctcccgggcccgccccacctgaaGGTAAACGCCTTTCCTCCTCCGGGCCCCTCCCCAGACCCGGCAGCCGGAACGACCAGCCCTTTCTCCGGCCACCCGATTTATTCCAGGTCCTTTACCGTTGGCTGCCTTCGCATTCTCAACAAAACGGCTAACGTGTAAAGAGTTTCAAGTGGAAAACTCTTCAAAAGTGACCTATCGCTGTTGAGTTTCTGAAGTTGTCTAAATAACTCCCCCAAAGCATCCCAAGTATCAAGCAGTTTTCCTATTATTTCGCGAATTGGCACGCCTTCTAAtcaatattttgctatttatGATAGTCTGTACTCACTTAAATACATACCACACacgctttttaaatttaaaactttgaacTTGGTTGAGCCagatataattttcaaataatttgcgGACTTGTAAAGCACGATATGAGAATTACAGATTATATttgtaaacttaaaaatacatataaggcATTGAAACGTATTCGTATAATGTGTCATTTCATATTTCAGCGCTAGTCTGCAAACTTAGTGATTTGAAAGAGCTTTATGTGCAACAAAATGTGGGGCTAAAATTTCCTCTTAACCactccagaaagaaaatattaagacaaCCGAAAAGGTATCCAACCACAGTATTAGTGAAAAATCAATAGCTTAGGTTCTTTCCGAGATCCCAGGCTCTCTCTGCTGTGTGTATGCAACATGTTATGCATATTTGAAAGCACCGAGGGAAGGTTAAGAGTAGCTTCAGAGCTTTTCCTTCATCTCACCTCTCCATTCACACCATAGACCATGAAAGAGTTAGTGTGAAGAATCTATTTGCAATAGGACCAAAAATCTGTTTTAAGTGGTGTCTGGAGAAAAGGAATTCCTTAATTCACCCACCTGGAGTCATTGTTCTTAACTGTTACTATGAAGTAAGGAAGGTGTATGAACTTGGCATAATTAAATTAATGGTTGCCTGTATTGGTTTTACTTTGAGTGAATAATACGTTGGCTTAGATTGCTTTTGGGtctacttgttttccttttttagaaaTGAGTGGTGGATTGGCCCCAAGTAAAAGCACAGTGTATGTATCCAACTTGCCCTTTTCCCTAACCAACAATGACTTATACCGGGTAAGTAAGTTTTAGTATTAGTACTGTTATCTTCTGAATTCTCTATTTGAGAAACGGCTGTAGCTCAGGCAAACAGTTCTCCCTGGCAAAAATGCTCAATAAGTACATTATAGTGCACTTAATCCATTAATACCAAAGATCTCTGTTCTTTGAGCACACatgagtaaatgaaaataaattagacaCTCATAATTTCCAAAGAGAATTTGCAGTGCTTTATTAGAGGATAACAGGTTCTTTATGAACACAGAAGTCATAGCTAGCATAGTGAAGTAGGAGCAACTTGTGATAGGCTGACTTTTCCTGCTTGCTTGCTTACCTGGATTTTGAAACTGGTAGTGGGGTGGAGGTTTTGGATGCAAGGGCTGATGGAAGCACACGTCTCCTAACcctcaaaatgaaaatgtatcttAATTTACATATGTGGCAGAAACTTAACAgtttaataaattttgttttcaatttagaATAGAAGTGATTGAGGGGGAAAAGGTCCCTTCTGACATCTTTCACCTGTTTACCTTACACAGAACAAAGTTCCTGCAGAGCCTGTCCTGCAGATGGGTAGCTgagaaaaactggaagaaatgacatgagttttttcttccaaatgtgCCCTCTTCTCTCTGTTACTTTAGGTAGATGTGTAGGTAGAGAGATGCTGTATAGATGATACACATAGTACTTAATTCATTACTTAAGTAAGATAGTTTGAGTCCCAAAgaacagaggaggaaatgaactGTAGCTTCCTTCCTTGTTaccaaatagagacatttctgtatttattgaacatttaacaGTATGCTGAGCACTCTCAAAGATGCTAGGAACACATCAGCaaacaaaaagatgaaaatcCCTCTTGGCATCCacaatataaatacaaatgaacaacgtgaactatttaaaaatcaaatatgttATTTGTTAGATACAAAGTTAATGTTAAGATGTTAGGtagtagagagaaaaaaaatagagcaggAAAGGAAAGTTATTAAATGTTAGGTTGGGAATGGAGGTGAAATTTTACATGAGTGGTCTGAAGCCTTATTGAGAAGATGCCTTTTCAttaaagacctgaaggaagtaaGGCAGCTGTGCATATGTCTAGGGGATAAGCCTTTCAGGCACAGAGTAAATCAagtagagagaagaggagaagcagTCAGAGGTAAACCCATGCAGAGGTGCCTTTTAGGGCCTACATAGTTAATGGTAAGGAACTCTGAGGGAAATGAAAAGCCTTTTGAAAGTGTTATATAGAAATTTGTCTGTATTGGTTTTCAGAATTCAGTGTGGCTAACACTGTGATCCAATTATATTATATTCCAGCATTACACAAGTTAAGCATACAActctaaatttattattattgattatatatattaatatattctaaAAGGCTTTTCAAAAAAGCATTATATAATAGGAACTATTAGTATATACTGGTAGGTAGTGGCTGAAACAAAGGAATAGGTGAGATTGCGTAGGGTGAAGaggaaaaagtaagagaaaaaaaggccAACTGAAGTTCCACCAACAAGGGTGGGCAGGAGACTGATGGGAATGGATTTTTCATTATAGAAGCTTTTGTTTTATGAAACAGTGATTGTTTGATTGGCTGGGGGTAGGCTAGGAATAGTGATTTTGCACAACATTGTTATTTCAAGTACAAGGTTTCTCTGGGCCTATAGTGGGTTTGATAGTTGCCATGGATATACCACAGGAAACACAGCAGTTGTGCATGTGTATGTCTTCAATCTACCATATATGAAGAgtggtttttttccctctgtatgTACTCATTGGTCAGAAATTTAGGAACTGAGACAGATGCCTGTGACTCCAATAACAACAATTAAGAATACTATTCTAgtcactaaaaatatatatataatgtatataatttatacgtatatattacataatatataattatacacaattatatacattatgtatatatacacataattatatatacattataattatacataatatatatttacatattatatataatttatatgaataatatatttatatatatatatatattttttttggagTCTGCCTTATAGACTAAAGGCTGAAATTTTTCATAAACTATAACAAAGAATGTGGTCAATGTATACAATCTGTAACTTTAAtgtttttgtgtgattttaaattaaattgaaaattacTATGTGTTATTTTGTTTCAGATATTTTCCAAGTATGGCAAAGTTGTAAAGTAAGTATTCACATCAAATTTTGAAGCTTCATTTAAAAGTTTATCTGGccctggctgcgtggctcagtccaCTGGAGTGTCATCTTATACACCAAGGGGATGTGGGGttattcccggtcagagcacatgcctacattgtgggttcgatctctggttaGGGCGCATATGGGaagtaaccaattgatgtttctctctcacattgatgtaactctctcccttcctctctaaaaagcaatggaaacatctctttgggtgaggattaaaaaaaattgtttatctgAATATAtaacttcttggccttttggctaagatcaaatataaaaatttatctgAATTtacttctccatttatttataatGGAAGTAGATTGACATTTTTACAAAACACTATTTGAtataacaaagtaaataaaataccactgttaacatttttacatatatttaagtcattgtcctatgcatataaacatatattaaacaGTTTTTTTAAGAGACTCAATTCTATATATGCAATATTGTTGTCTTTTAACTTgacattatataataaatatcatCCCATGTACTTTAAAGATATATTCTCATACTTAATGACTTCATGGTATTCATTTATATGTCATAATTTAGTTAAACAATATAATTTCTTACTAGAAAGTATATTATCAAATATACTATAAGTGGACTATCATTTGtgaaacaaatgtaaataatatttagaatattattAGAATGCAGAATAAAACAATCTTAATGCTTATGCAAAGTGCTTGTGAAAGTGATAAATAGAAaacattctctgtctctctgccttcaTAGAAAGCTTAGATATCACTGGAAAGACTGAAAACATACAGAAATGGTAGGGATGATAATATCAGTTGGGACTGAGATAAAGGGAACTTAAGGTTCTCATACTTAATTCTCTATTTTAAATCGCTTAACTATGTTATGGGACAAAGAACTAAAAGCAAGATACTGTCATTCTAACTATCTTCTAACTGATGTATATTCTGgtataaattttaaatcaatcaaaatttcaAGAATTTAGAATCTGTTTATCTTGACTAAATTTTCTTCTAGCTTTTGATAAATGGATGTTAAATAGTTGAAGTGCATTTGCATCCTGATGTTAACTTCTTTTAAAGTTACTTCTGTATTTAAAAGCCACCAAAAATGCTTCTAGGTAAATTTTTGGGTGTTCAGAATTTCAGACAGTCATCATTAACAATCAAAAcactaataatgaaaaaaattaatgatatataACATTAAGCACATAAATATGCTAGTCATTGCTCTAATTTTTTAATATCTCATTACATTCTGACAACTACGTTTTAaagtaaatactattattatcctgatattataaatgacaaaactgaagcacaCAGTAAACCTAAAATTATATTGCTAGTTTACAGTGGAGACAAGATTTAAATCCAACAGTTTGTTTGATTCCAGAGTCTACTCCCTTAACCCTACCGTtaccttttcttattttgtcCCTGTTTGTCAGAAGTTCCAAATGAATGTCCAcactaatatataattatatagcaTGAAAATGCTATGAAGTTAAAGACACAAAGTTATAAGCATCTACAAACAGGGAAGACCTGATCTCGTCTAAATAGTCAGGGTAGATTTACTTAAGTCAGTATCCTTTGAGTTGAATTTTAAAGTCTAAGTAAGAGTTAAGTAggcaaaaagaatgaaagaaacattttgggTAGAGGAAACagcttgtgcaaaggccctgtggtaagagaaaataaagtgaaatcatgaaacagaaagaaggccAATAATGACTTAGAGGTAAGTGAGCGAGAGGGAAAAATACCAAGGTGAGTCCAGAGATGGAAGCAGGTTTCTAATCTTGCTTCTTGGCCATGTTACAAAATGCTCGGTTTTCGTACTAAGGATGCCAGGGACCCATTGCAGACTTTTAAATGAGGGAGTGACATTGTCCTACTCCCTTTATATTATCAGTATTTAATGCCTAGGCTTGCAGCTAATTGAGTGACTGAATGACCACATGGGTAACAAATAGATGCACTCTTTTGAAAAACTACTTTCCcatttgtatctattttttgGCTTTAACATATTGAGCTAGGATTAACAGAGACAACCTTAAAGGAGTTGTTACTAAAATACATGAGATGAGGCATGGTTTTACATATATAGAGTTCAGTAGAGGCTagcagaaaggaggagaaagtatTTCTAATCAAAATAGTTCACCTTGtgtctccctctcccagccttgGAATCAGCCTTTCTTCATACTGCCCTGTTGAACACTGTTTTACATATGTCATATTGAATGACATACAATGACAAGGGTCTAAAGGATTAAGGATGCGTAGGGGTCAGGAGAAAGAGTGGACTCTGCTCTTAACACCATCCCTATCACTTAGGTACTTTGGGTGATATGGCTAAGAATGGCTCAAAGTACCTATAGTTAGATTCTAAAACCtagaaaaaataagtcattttacattttgtgtAGAAGAGAatacttcagttttgttttgtttttttttctacagagTAAGAATTAACAGAGAAGAGGAATTAGGCTTATTCTTCGAGATACTGTTGTCTCTGTAATCTCTACTTCATCCTTAAGCCTTTGATTACAGTTTGATTTATCAGATACTCCTAATCCTACCTGTGTTCACTAGTGTTAAATCAGTATCACACTTGCTCATTTCCATTCTTGATATTCCATGACTTTGAAGAGATAGCTGTTATGAAATGTATTAATTTCTTAGTTTGTAAATGTTCTATTAACCCTTTTTGAACACTTGAGTTTTCCAAGTtactattatcttttttatttattgctgcctcattattttaaactttttgtttatgCTTTAAGGGTTACTATAATGAAAGATAAAGATACCAGGAAAAGTAAAGgtgttgcatttattttatttttggataaaGACTCTGCACAAAACTGTACCAGGGCAATAAACAACAAACAGGTAAGTCATTCATTCCCAACAAGGTTTTTAACCCAAAAGCCTTTGTGCTCATCCAGGCCAAATATGTGGGGATGTAGGGGTAGTCAAGTCTGGTGGGTATCAATATATTCTGAGGGTATTAActgatggaaaagaaaagaggccAAAACTGTACGGGGTTCCTAAAACATTGGTACACTCTAAGGAATAGGAATCTATGGGATAGAATTTGTCACACCTAAATAGGcaatttctaaaataatctaaaatataaaatggaattgAAGGTTTGAGGAAATAGGATCAAATGACTGTAGTGTTAGGTTTCAATGAATACATCCTTCTGCATTGACAGTTTTCTTTGGTTTAGTTATTTGGTAGAGTGATAAAAGCAAGCATTGCTATTGACAATGGAAGAGCAGCTGAGTTCATTCGAAGACGAAACTACTTTGATAAATCTAAGTGTTACGAATGTGGGGTGAGTATACCTAAAACTTAATGTAACTTTCCAtagtttatttttaggtatttttgaCATCAGTATTTTATTTGTGCTCTCCAAAACTTCTGGATGGCTAAAACTGGGTTATGAAAGTTGTTTTAATTTGGTACTCTAGACTTATGTAAGTAAATTCAATTGAAATGTAGTACGTAAACATAACCTGAGTTGGGTAATAGAGAGTGGTATTTTCTCTAGTTTCTAAATCTTTGAAAATTGttagattaaaaaatgttaactaaatACTTGATTGTCTTGATTTTAGTGACCCATAAATATTTGTGTTAATAGCATATTGCCTGTTTCTGTAGTATTTAGTCAATGTTTAAGCATCACAATTCATTATAAATAATATCATATGACCTATCCACTATGAAATactgtgttttaaaagttctttggtttttctcctgttagtACTGCTAATGGTTTTTCCTATTAGTGCTGCTAATGTTTTATAACTGAAGTAGatcattttcttatctatttcTCACCATCTATCGTTAATCATTTAATCTTTTAGTGATTAAGAGAGATACGGCCATGGAACAGTTTTGCTTAAGGCTGTTAATGGTACCAAGAGAATTTCAGTCAGGGTTTCCAAAATGCCTATATAGAATACTTTATAAACAGGGTGTAGAGGTATTCATGGAAAGCTGGGGAGAGACATTGTCCTGGCTACAAAATCGTGTGGAAGATACAAGGAAATGAGTCGGCATCCTTTTCCCCTCTGCCACTCCCAAACTCTTCACCCCAAACTAAATAAACAGGTGGATGGCCAggtgggaaagaagaaggaaggaaagaaggaaagagagaccaAAAGCAAGGGCCATGAGGATATTCTGTCAACTCCTATGACTCTAATACCTCATAAGCTAGTGTTTCAGAAACTGTGTTCCAGAgtcctgaattttattttaaaaaaataaaagggggagggaagagcagCTGTGGTCGCATAGAATAGTATGTATCCTCATATTCACagtgaatattaaataatatgaGATATCCTGGATGAATCTGTTACTGTCTTCTTGGTTTACCaattcatatttattatattacaccttgtacatttttgtatttcttaaaaagtttccCCCCAgaaaatgtctttccatttatttagccTCGTTTGTCTCAAAATGATTTCACtattaaatccttttttaaatatg
This DNA window, taken from Desmodus rotundus isolate HL8 chromosome 3, HLdesRot8A.1, whole genome shotgun sequence, encodes the following:
- the ZCRB1 gene encoding zinc finger CCHC-type and RNA-binding motif-containing protein 1 isoform X1 → MSGGLAPSKSTVYVSNLPFSLTNNDLYRIFSKYGKVVKVTIMKDKDTRKSKGVAFILFLDKDSAQNCTRAINNKQLFGRVIKASIAIDNGRAAEFIRRRNYFDKSKCYECGESGHLSYACPKNMLGEREPPKKKEKKKKKKIPEPEEEIDEVEESEDEGEDPALDSLSQAIAFQQAKIEEEQKKWKPSSGGPSTSDDSRRPRIKKSAYFSDEEELSD